TCTACACATAAACGTTTGTCGCCCGTCTTTTTTCGGACCAGCACGATCGGACTCGCGTAAGGTGAGGATGATTCTTGTACTATCCCTGCATCGATCATTTCTTGAACCATGTCTCGTACCATGGATCTTTCACTATGAGACAAACGATATGGTCTATACACAACCGGTTCAGTATCATTAAGCTCAATGATCATTTCACCTGCGGTCGTAAAACCAATGTCTTTTAACCCTGACGAAaaacaatctttaaattttgaaagtaatttttgaagtttaaGTTTCTGTTCGACAGTAATATCACTACCACACTGTACAGCGTCGTCAGGAGAATTTTCATCAAACGATATGGTATAGATTTCAGGTGTTTTAGTTATTGGCATTGAACGAGTCAAAAGGGACCCCCCTTTAAACACAACAGGgttattactaatattttgtactaataCACGACCCACACCGTCGTCTAACTTATATTCCCCTGGAAGTAAATAATGTTcattatttgcaatatttcGCACAGttccatatatgtatattgaccCTGAGTATTTGGAGTGGGCTTCTACTGGGATGGAGTTCAGTCGATTTGGGGGAACTGTTACATCTACTTGGACCATGAGAAATAATTTACTATCACAAATCctttcgaaaataattttgtctgGGGTCTTGGTTATGATAATATTGGGTTTCTCCGTAAATGTGTGACCTAATAAAACAGGATATTTAATCACGTTATCATCTACAACAAGGACTTCAATATTATCGTCTATACCTTGTACTGTCAcattaacattacatttacCAAGAGGTTCTACTGGATGTCCACCTATACCCCGTAAGAATGGCAAGTTCTTTTGAaccaatttcaatttcaaccGTTTAGCTTCTGAATACCGGATTAAAGTACATTGACTACCCAAGTCTACCAAGCATTCGATAGATTcagcatttatatatatttcaattatatatttacgatTGCTATCTCCTTGATCTACTAATGCTACTTGTTTTTCAGGTTTTAAACTATTATCTGCGGGATCCTCGCGATGATcgttattttgattattgatAACTAATTTAGACCTACAATACTGACTTAAATGACccgttttattacaaaaatcacatttagTGAGAGGTTTACCGCATTTAAAGCTTTTATGTCCGTCTTCGTTACAATTATGACACTTAATATTTGCATTAGATTTCTTATTGTGATCTAAACGCGACTTATCGTTAGATTGAATAAATCTTCTTTCGCGTATCGATTTTTCGCCTACTTTTTTCGAATTCCCGGATTTAACGGTTTTAAAGTACTTTAGTACTTCTTCCGGTTCGTGAAAACGAGCCGCTTGTGCTCCAACTCTAATTGCACGATCATCGACACCATGTAATAAACAATCTACAGCTTTACGTCCTACAATTCCACACCGATTTAAaagattcattttattataataatattgctcTAGCGACTCATTGTAACGCACATGCTTGGCCAACATTTCGCTTAAGAGTTCTGCATAATCTTGTCTACAGGGAAATGATTCAATAAGCTTTCTCTTCCACTGTGTCCAATTGTACAAAACTGTACTTTGGCTTTGGTACCATTGCTTAGCAACGCCGGTTAATTTTTG
This genomic stretch from Plodia interpunctella isolate USDA-ARS_2022_Savannah chromosome 16, ilPloInte3.2, whole genome shotgun sequence harbors:
- the LOC135309870 gene encoding uncharacterized protein LOC135309870: NGRQVRKRSISKSQSREPSTIIRITNRRRRQYSNYNNDDSINKRYERSRSRERRLRRFSRRRSRSSESRHSPRRIHKARSRSSHRNDSTDEGARAERHRTRDDSRDDDDSPIRRLITRRRPRATSRRSRRDLSDDDLPNSSHGLLNKFLDILSNVKGQTSNKLSLSNVVPEFDPLSKDQTIVAWLTKVEECADIYDWDEREIIHFALQKLTGVAKQWYQSQSTVLYNWTQWKRKLIESFPCRQDYAELLSEMLAKHVRYNESLEQYYYNKMNLLNRCGIVGRKAVDCLLHGVDDRAIRVGAQAARFHEPEEVLKYFKTVKSGNSKKVGEKSIRERRFIQSNDKSRLDHNKKSNANIKCHNCNEDGHKSFKCGKPLTKCDFCNKTGHLSQYCRSKLVINNQNNDHREDPADNSLKPEKQVALVDQGDSNRKYIIEIYINAESIECLVDLGSQCTLIRYSEAKRLKLKLVQKNLPFLRGIGGHPVEPLGKCNVNVTVQGIDDNIEVLVVDDNVIKYPVLLGHTFTEKPNIIITKTPDKIIFERICDSKLFLMVQVDVTVPPNRLNSIPVEAHSKYSGSIYIYGTVRNIANNEHYLLPGEYKLDDGVGRVLVQNISNNPVVFKGGSLLTRSMPITKTPEIYTISFDENSPDDAVQCGSDITVEQKLKLQKLLSKFKDCFSSGLKDIGFTTAGEMIIELNDTEPVVYRPYRLSHSERSMVRDMVQEMIDAGIVQESSSPYASPIVLVRKKTGDKRLCVDYRALNKRTKKDHYPLPLIDDQLDRLAGNKLFISLDLASGYYQIPIEKGSQDKTAFVTPDGLYQFTRMPFGLVNAPAMFQRTINKILSDAKVKYALIYMDDILIPAHSFDEGLCRLEEVLSLLRQGGLTLKLAKCNFFMNNIDFLGFEINCEGIKPGERKTEAVSKFPIPKGQRELQQFIGLANFFRRFVQGFATIARPLTNLLKKNSEWRWGPEQSNAFENIKRMMSDYLGQCLTIVERLPLTNKNYTPLSSKLSQ